Proteins co-encoded in one Thermochromatium tepidum ATCC 43061 genomic window:
- a CDS encoding cytochrome c3 family protein has product MAGLGLFRAITRPVVIALGIGGIGGMVFVGFLNEFHDFASSNAFCTSCHSMTFAEAVYQGSVHYNSASGVRASCGDCHVSPGLLASTWDHAMGVTDLFKQFLGGVDYDDPVINALHLPDSAFVAREWFRKRDSASCRSCHVQEAILGERTHTAAIHREETEGKTCIDCHTNLVHRPVPDEHTFKRDAWNRMIEAEFGLEVGAADRLLTNPRRAPRAVAQPGS; this is encoded by the coding sequence ATGGCCGGTTTGGGTCTGTTTCGCGCCATCACGCGCCCCGTGGTGATCGCCCTGGGGATCGGCGGCATCGGCGGCATGGTCTTCGTCGGGTTTCTGAACGAATTCCATGACTTCGCGAGCAGCAATGCCTTCTGCACCAGTTGTCATTCCATGACCTTTGCCGAGGCCGTCTACCAAGGGTCGGTGCACTACAACTCGGCCTCCGGGGTGCGCGCCTCCTGCGGCGACTGCCATGTCTCGCCCGGACTGCTGGCCTCGACCTGGGATCACGCCATGGGGGTCACGGATCTGTTCAAGCAGTTCCTGGGCGGGGTGGATTACGACGATCCAGTCATCAATGCCCTCCATCTGCCCGACTCGGCCTTCGTCGCGCGCGAGTGGTTTCGCAAGCGCGATTCGGCGAGCTGTCGGTCCTGTCATGTCCAGGAGGCCATCCTGGGCGAGCGCACCCACACGGCCGCCATCCATCGCGAGGAGACTGAGGGCAAGACCTGTATCGATTGTCACACCAATCTCGTGCATCGCCCCGTACCGGACGAGCATACCTTCAAGCGTGATGCCTGGAACCGGATGATCGAGGCGGAATTCGGTCTGGAAGTAGGCGCGGCCGACCGGCTGCTGACCAATCCGCGCCGCGCCCCGCGTGCTGTGGCTCAACCGGGAAGCTGA
- a CDS encoding GTPase family protein: MSRIDLWWLVALGLWLLPFAVLLLLGFVWLHQHSAVLYWLGSSLACGLLGFGLQVWLRRRERQALVLEHVGPDPDWPPSAEAAWVLVEDWAESIDPDNWPLDKEMRVGALALLTLERVARHFHPEVEQPLLELRVPHALLIIERASRDLRRRITDHVPLSHRLTVGALVRAYRWRGFAERMFNLYRAGRLALNPVGALLSEAMGQLHQRGFAAARQDLYRWLLQEYVRQVGRHAIELYGGLLPLNDAEPVERLTEDSQRDLERAVEVERAPRKDLDQEPLRFLVLGRSNSGKSSLINALFGHPRAAVDILPDTTRALTPYRLELNGVDQALILDSPGADRLGYKILHDAANLADLILWVSAAHRPDRQSERQILHTLRTALAARLDRRPPPLLVVVTHIDQLRPLREWHPPYDLTDTNNLKAMSIQAAVAALASDLEVPVANVIPVCLAEGRIYNVEDTLWTALLGQLDRVQRARLLRCQAVRRRDENWTLLRRQLANAGRFLLALPGRSSRH; the protein is encoded by the coding sequence ATGAGCCGAATCGACCTCTGGTGGCTGGTGGCGCTGGGGTTGTGGTTGCTGCCCTTCGCCGTCCTCCTGTTGTTGGGGTTCGTTTGGCTCCATCAACACAGCGCCGTGCTTTACTGGCTCGGATCCAGCCTCGCCTGCGGACTGCTCGGATTCGGCCTTCAGGTGTGGCTCAGACGACGCGAGCGTCAGGCGCTCGTCCTGGAGCACGTGGGGCCGGACCCGGACTGGCCGCCGTCGGCCGAGGCGGCCTGGGTCTTGGTCGAGGATTGGGCCGAGTCGATCGACCCGGACAACTGGCCGCTCGACAAGGAGATGCGGGTCGGAGCACTTGCCCTGCTTACCCTAGAACGGGTCGCTCGGCACTTTCACCCCGAGGTCGAGCAGCCGCTACTCGAACTGCGAGTCCCCCATGCCTTGCTGATCATCGAGCGCGCGAGCCGCGACCTACGCCGCCGCATCACCGATCACGTCCCGCTGAGCCATCGCCTGACCGTCGGTGCCCTGGTGCGGGCCTATCGCTGGCGTGGTTTTGCCGAACGGATGTTCAATCTCTATCGCGCCGGTCGGCTGGCCCTCAATCCGGTCGGCGCACTGCTCAGCGAGGCAATGGGGCAGCTACACCAGCGTGGATTCGCGGCAGCGCGACAGGATCTCTATCGCTGGCTGCTCCAAGAATACGTGCGTCAGGTCGGACGCCATGCCATCGAACTCTATGGTGGGCTTCTGCCACTGAACGACGCCGAGCCGGTCGAGCGGTTGACCGAGGATTCGCAGCGCGACCTGGAGCGTGCCGTCGAGGTTGAGCGTGCGCCCCGTAAGGATCTAGACCAGGAGCCCCTACGTTTTTTGGTGCTGGGACGTTCGAATAGCGGCAAATCCAGCCTCATCAACGCGCTCTTCGGCCACCCGCGCGCTGCAGTCGACATCCTGCCTGACACCACGCGGGCGCTCACACCCTACCGGCTGGAGCTCAACGGGGTCGATCAGGCGTTGATCTTGGATTCACCTGGGGCCGATCGTCTGGGCTACAAGATACTGCACGACGCGGCCAACCTGGCCGATCTCATCCTCTGGGTGAGCGCGGCGCACCGACCGGACCGTCAGTCCGAACGCCAGATCTTGCACACCCTACGCACCGCTCTGGCGGCTCGGCTCGATCGCCGCCCGCCGCCGCTCCTGGTGGTGGTCACCCATATCGATCAACTGCGTCCGCTACGCGAGTGGCACCCCCCCTATGACCTCACGGATACCAACAACCTCAAGGCCATGAGCATTCAGGCGGCGGTCGCCGCCCTGGCGTCCGATCTCGAGGTACCAGTCGCCAATGTCATCCCGGTCTGTCTGGCCGAGGGGCGAATCTACAACGTCGAGGACACGCTCTGGACGGCACTCCTCGGGCAGCTGGACCGCGTCCAGCGCGCGCGGCTGTTGCGGTGTCAGGCGGTGCGGCGACGCGATGAGAACTGGACGCTGCTGCGTCGCCAGCTCGCCAATGCCGGGCGCTTTCTGCTGGCGTTGCCCGGACGCTCGTCGCGGCATTGA
- a CDS encoding YcjF family protein: MGEGRRWQRLAEVLLNPHIDDAALESALRTARERASLPLLWLIGKTQSGKSSLIHALTGSPAAEIGNGFQPCTRSSRIYDFPAEAPVIRFLDTRGLGEVDYDPEEDIRFGESQAHLLVVVMKAGDLDQTAVLEVVRTVRRRHPEWPLLLVQTALHELYPPRFEHPQPYPFATVPWPASLPSDLIRALRMQRELASDLPGRAPAHWVVVDLTRPEDGYEPADYGLDALWEAIDTLSALPLRLLLGRDPEVQDLFDRAAHPHILGYTLAAAGLGALPGVDLAGVPLIQAKMLQSLAALHGQTWDRRSILEFLGLLGAGFGFSYGARMAGRTLIKLVPYLGQTLGAVWGASASGATTFALGKAAAYYLRRRNLGLSTEARALRRVFADQISQGTWMVRDSLVGE, encoded by the coding sequence ATGGGCGAGGGGAGGCGTTGGCAGCGACTGGCCGAGGTCCTGCTCAATCCGCATATAGACGACGCGGCGTTGGAGTCGGCGCTGAGGACGGCGCGCGAGCGCGCCTCGCTCCCGCTGCTCTGGCTCATCGGCAAGACCCAGTCGGGAAAGAGCTCGCTCATCCATGCCTTGACCGGCAGCCCGGCTGCCGAGATTGGCAACGGCTTCCAGCCCTGCACCCGCAGTTCGCGGATCTACGACTTTCCGGCTGAAGCGCCCGTGATCCGCTTCCTGGATACCCGTGGTCTGGGCGAGGTCGATTATGATCCGGAGGAAGACATCCGTTTTGGTGAATCCCAGGCCCATCTGCTGGTCGTGGTCATGAAGGCCGGCGATCTCGACCAGACTGCGGTGCTGGAGGTGGTGCGCACCGTGCGCCGGCGTCATCCCGAATGGCCACTGTTGCTGGTCCAAACCGCGCTACACGAGCTCTATCCACCGCGCTTCGAGCACCCCCAGCCCTATCCCTTCGCGACCGTGCCCTGGCCGGCGAGCCTGCCGTCCGACCTGATCCGCGCCCTGCGGATGCAGCGTGAGCTGGCCTCAGACCTTCCTGGACGCGCGCCGGCGCACTGGGTGGTCGTAGACCTCACCCGACCCGAGGATGGCTATGAACCCGCCGACTATGGCCTGGATGCACTCTGGGAGGCGATCGATACCCTCTCGGCCCTGCCGTTGCGACTTTTGCTCGGGCGCGATCCCGAGGTCCAGGACCTCTTCGATCGCGCCGCACACCCGCATATCCTCGGCTATACGCTGGCTGCCGCTGGTCTCGGGGCCTTGCCTGGGGTGGACCTGGCAGGGGTGCCCCTGATCCAGGCCAAGATGCTCCAGAGCCTGGCCGCACTCCATGGCCAGACCTGGGATCGCAGATCCATCCTCGAGTTTCTGGGGCTGCTGGGGGCTGGATTCGGGTTCTCCTATGGGGCGCGGATGGCGGGCCGGACCCTGATCAAGTTGGTCCCCTATCTAGGTCAGACCCTAGGCGCGGTCTGGGGGGCGAGCGCCAGCGGTGCGACCACCTTCGCGCTCGGTAAGGCCGCGGCCTATTATCTGCGTCGACGGAATCTCGGGCTGAGCACAGAGGCGCGTGCACTGCGGCGCGTGTTCGCCGATCAGATCAGCCAGGGGACCTGGATGGTGCGCGATTCGCTGGTCGGGGAGTGA
- a CDS encoding YciI family protein, protein MLYAIIAVDHPNSLSARQQARPAHLARLEALRDEGRLILAGPHPAIDSPDPGEAGFTGSLIVAEFPDLAAAEDWAADDPYHKAGVYSAVSVKPFKQVLP, encoded by the coding sequence GTGCTCTACGCCATCATCGCTGTCGATCATCCCAACAGCCTGTCGGCACGCCAGCAGGCGCGCCCGGCGCATTTGGCGCGTCTGGAGGCCCTGCGCGACGAGGGGCGGTTGATCCTCGCCGGTCCCCATCCGGCCATCGACAGCCCAGACCCCGGCGAGGCCGGCTTTACTGGGTCGCTGATCGTCGCCGAGTTCCCCGATCTGGCGGCGGCCGAGGACTGGGCGGCGGACGACCCCTATCACAAGGCCGGTGTCTATAGCGCGGTCAGCGTCAAGCCGTTCAAACAGGTCTTGCCCTGA
- a CDS encoding multiheme c-type cytochrome has protein sequence MRQGIEIIFRQWWLMGLLLSGLLAEPGLAEKVALDPSQWGDEAGEKCVSCHAKASSGLAAQWRESAHHAAGVNCLDCHRAERSDPDAMVHEGQVIATIVSPKDCGRCHQKEYEEQQGSVHAEAFTLIEARLPALADHVGGPVMRAASCDQCHGSRVRVQGDGRLDPATWPNSGIGRINPDGSKGSCSACHGRHGFSKAQAREPDACVRCHSGPDSPDKEIFEASKHGMLYVAHRHQMNLEAPEWIAGRDYTAAPTCVTCHMGAAGKLPSTHDVGMRNVWSLNSPVSKRQFLVVFEDGAKLELPEDAEIPKRGAELTRLDGTVGRVKTVAPPERRRQAMSMVCLECHAKGFTEGFMNQFDAVVELFNAKFAHPARTIMDRLYAAELLTPTPFDEPIEFTYWELWHDEGARARHGASMMSPNHAWWEGMYVVGRNFYARFLPEARAIAGEHAAELVEAVISKVGAHQWLNDPQQTSAILGFAGEGGR, from the coding sequence ATGCGCCAGGGGATCGAGATCATCTTTAGGCAATGGTGGTTGATGGGGTTATTGTTGAGTGGGCTGTTGGCCGAGCCGGGGCTTGCCGAAAAGGTCGCGCTCGACCCGAGCCAGTGGGGGGATGAGGCGGGCGAGAAATGCGTGAGCTGTCATGCCAAGGCCTCGAGCGGATTGGCTGCGCAATGGCGCGAGAGCGCCCACCACGCCGCCGGCGTCAACTGCTTGGACTGCCACAGGGCCGAGCGCTCCGACCCGGACGCCATGGTCCACGAGGGCCAGGTCATCGCCACCATCGTCTCGCCCAAGGATTGCGGGCGCTGCCACCAAAAGGAGTACGAGGAGCAGCAGGGCTCGGTCCATGCCGAGGCCTTTACCCTGATCGAGGCACGCCTACCGGCGTTGGCCGACCATGTCGGCGGTCCGGTCATGCGTGCTGCCTCCTGCGATCAGTGCCACGGGTCAAGGGTCAGGGTGCAGGGCGATGGACGGCTCGATCCCGCCACCTGGCCGAATTCGGGCATCGGACGGATCAATCCGGATGGCTCCAAGGGCTCCTGCTCGGCCTGCCATGGCCGTCACGGCTTCTCCAAGGCCCAGGCGCGCGAACCGGACGCCTGTGTGCGCTGCCACTCGGGTCCAGACTCACCCGACAAGGAGATCTTCGAGGCCTCCAAGCATGGCATGCTCTATGTGGCGCACCGGCATCAGATGAATCTGGAGGCGCCCGAGTGGATCGCCGGACGCGACTACACGGCTGCGCCGACCTGCGTCACCTGTCACATGGGCGCCGCCGGCAAGCTGCCCTCGACCCATGACGTCGGGATGCGCAATGTCTGGAGCCTCAATAGCCCGGTCTCCAAACGACAGTTCCTGGTCGTTTTTGAGGACGGCGCCAAGCTGGAGTTGCCGGAGGATGCCGAGATCCCCAAGCGCGGCGCCGAGCTGACCCGGCTCGACGGCACGGTCGGTCGGGTCAAGACGGTGGCGCCCCCTGAGCGGCGGCGTCAGGCCATGTCGATGGTCTGTCTCGAATGTCATGCCAAGGGCTTCACCGAGGGCTTTATGAATCAGTTCGATGCGGTAGTCGAACTCTTCAACGCCAAGTTCGCCCATCCGGCGCGCACCATCATGGACCGACTCTATGCCGCCGAGCTGCTCACGCCCACGCCCTTCGACGAGCCGATCGAGTTTACCTATTGGGAGCTGTGGCACGATGAGGGCGCGCGCGCCCGGCATGGTGCCTCGATGATGAGCCCCAATCATGCCTGGTGGGAGGGGATGTATGTGGTGGGGCGCAATTTCTATGCGCGTTTTCTACCCGAGGCGCGCGCCATTGCCGGTGAGCACGCCGCCGAATTGGTCGAGGCAGTGATCAGTAAGGTCGGGGCGCACCAATGGCTGAACGATCCTCAGCAGACGAGCGCGATCCTGGGCTTTGCGGGCGAGGGGGGCAGGTGA
- a CDS encoding cytochrome c family protein, whose product MTRLRSLYACMTNGWPVLLALILQAPAAQAEPGAEPIHRVSSELCANCHEDIYRQWKGSMHAKSTALSDPIHGLFYQQEVGDPTAEGMVHKKSGKFPLCLYCHAPNAARDQTTKLDAHPAYTEGVNCVACHTLKTYNGIQDAEGKLRYGIKAYDLSDRLQAPIGFPRELERLKARSDDLFGGAVDAVPDQKPNPHLGEPVELDGKTIPALTMEANPRQLRTSDACMGCHDQRDNPQGVPLCQTGKEFIAGGSQVACQTCHMPVAGGFADHSMGGGHHEAMLKRSIVFDLTTKADKEKIAAQVWIRNLQPHAMPTGAPFRNLYLKLTAYDASGEVLWQNAADHPSKDDPRAYFAYGLADDQGNPAPPPTATKPGDDTRLQPHETRELNYEIPAKGVALVRGELYYNLLWPSLVEKFTQLPAELTAPVLIAVSEKSIGSE is encoded by the coding sequence ATGACACGACTGCGATCGCTATACGCATGTATGACCAATGGCTGGCCGGTGCTGTTGGCGCTAATCCTCCAGGCGCCCGCTGCCCAGGCCGAGCCGGGGGCCGAACCCATCCACCGCGTCTCATCCGAGCTCTGTGCGAACTGTCACGAGGACATCTATCGCCAATGGAAGGGTTCGATGCACGCCAAGAGTACCGCGCTCTCCGACCCCATCCATGGCCTCTTCTATCAGCAGGAGGTTGGGGATCCGACCGCCGAGGGCATGGTGCACAAGAAATCGGGCAAGTTTCCGCTCTGTCTGTACTGTCATGCGCCCAACGCCGCGCGCGACCAGACCACCAAGCTCGATGCCCATCCGGCCTATACTGAGGGTGTCAACTGTGTCGCCTGTCATACCCTCAAGACCTACAACGGCATCCAGGACGCAGAGGGTAAGCTGCGTTATGGCATCAAGGCCTATGACCTGAGCGATAGATTACAGGCCCCCATCGGCTTCCCGCGCGAACTGGAGCGGCTCAAGGCGCGTTCTGACGATCTCTTCGGCGGCGCGGTCGATGCAGTGCCCGATCAGAAGCCCAATCCGCATCTGGGCGAGCCGGTCGAGTTGGACGGCAAGACCATCCCAGCCCTGACCATGGAGGCCAATCCGCGTCAGTTGCGGACCTCGGATGCCTGCATGGGCTGCCATGATCAGCGCGACAACCCGCAGGGGGTGCCGCTGTGTCAGACCGGAAAGGAGTTCATCGCGGGCGGGAGTCAGGTTGCCTGTCAGACCTGTCACATGCCGGTCGCGGGTGGATTCGCCGATCACAGCATGGGCGGTGGCCATCACGAGGCGATGCTCAAGCGCTCGATCGTCTTCGATCTGACGACCAAGGCGGACAAAGAAAAGATCGCCGCCCAGGTCTGGATTCGCAACCTCCAACCGCACGCCATGCCGACCGGTGCGCCCTTCCGCAACCTCTATCTGAAGCTGACGGCCTATGATGCGAGTGGCGAGGTGCTGTGGCAGAACGCGGCCGATCATCCGTCCAAGGACGATCCGCGTGCCTATTTTGCCTATGGTCTGGCGGATGATCAGGGCAATCCCGCCCCGCCGCCGACTGCCACCAAGCCGGGGGATGACACACGCCTCCAGCCGCACGAGACCCGCGAGCTGAACTATGAGATCCCGGCCAAGGGGGTGGCGTTGGTGCGTGGCGAGCTGTACTACAACCTGCTCTGGCCGTCGCTGGTCGAGAAGTTCACCCAGTTGCCGGCGGAGCTGACGGCGCCCGTACTCATCGCCGTGTCGGAGAAATCGATCGGGTCGGAGTGA
- a CDS encoding peptidylprolyl isomerase yields the protein MNKTRLALFLCTLLATGAAYAEDKKDTDSPETLIATVNGKPYRLDLFRVFIMERLQGRPTNNNPAVQQQLFDEFMNLIVASQEGERRHLEGERNVVAALELERMKVMSNAALSAMANEIEPSEKELKEAYDRVKEQSTRTEYKARHILLKSEDEAKKLIKQLDKGAKFEELAKKHSEGPTAKDGGDLGWFDPAQMVPPFAAAVTALKPGSYTKEPVQTQFGWHIVKLEETRQAEPPSFEEAKPQLTALVKRQKLGERLTDMRNNAMVELNEDVVRVTKIEGEDAKKD from the coding sequence ATGAACAAAACACGCCTTGCCCTTTTTTTGTGCACCCTGCTTGCCACCGGCGCCGCCTACGCCGAGGACAAAAAGGACACCGACTCGCCCGAGACCCTGATCGCTACCGTCAACGGTAAACCCTATCGGCTCGATTTGTTTCGTGTCTTCATCATGGAGCGCCTCCAGGGACGTCCGACCAACAATAACCCCGCCGTGCAGCAACAGCTCTTCGACGAGTTCATGAACCTGATCGTCGCCTCGCAGGAAGGCGAGCGCCGCCACCTCGAAGGCGAGCGCAATGTGGTCGCGGCCCTGGAACTTGAGCGCATGAAGGTCATGTCGAATGCCGCGCTCTCGGCGATGGCCAATGAGATCGAGCCGAGCGAGAAGGAGCTCAAGGAGGCCTATGACCGCGTCAAGGAACAGTCGACCCGCACCGAATACAAGGCGCGTCATATCCTGCTCAAAAGCGAGGACGAGGCCAAGAAGCTGATCAAACAGCTAGACAAGGGTGCCAAGTTCGAGGAACTGGCCAAGAAGCATTCAGAGGGGCCGACCGCCAAAGATGGCGGCGATCTGGGCTGGTTTGACCCGGCGCAGATGGTCCCTCCCTTCGCCGCAGCCGTGACCGCGCTGAAGCCGGGCAGCTACACCAAGGAGCCGGTCCAGACCCAGTTCGGCTGGCACATCGTCAAACTCGAGGAGACCCGCCAGGCCGAGCCGCCCAGCTTCGAGGAGGCCAAGCCGCAGCTGACGGCGCTCGTCAAACGCCAGAAGCTCGGCGAGCGGCTCACCGACATGCGTAACAACGCCATGGTGGAGCTCAACGAGGATGTGGTGCGCGTCACCAAGATCGAGGGCGAGGACGCCAAGAAGGACTGA
- a CDS encoding alanine/glycine:cation symporter family protein, with the protein MEQITAWINVLNGWVWGPPMLVLILGVGFFLMIGLRLMPLIKLGFGFRMLWRGRVGQGKGDIPPYQALMTVLSATVGTGNIAGVATAIFLGGPGALFWMWCTALVGMATKYAEAVLALHYREVDGKGNHLGGPMYYIKLGLGRKWLWMALAFAFFGLLAGFGIGNTVQANSVAQAIQDTFGLSPWVTGGVMAVFAALVLLGGIKRIGEVAAALVPLMALIYVGGGLVVLALNSAQILPALELVFVQAFHPTAATGGFAGATVAAAIQYGVARGVFSNEAGLGSAPIAHAAAQSDDPVAQGAVAMVGTFIDTLVICTVTGLVILTTGVWTSGATGAALSTQAFESALPGVGSYIVAIGLVLFAYTTTLGWSVYSERCAQYLFGDRAVLPFRVLWVLALPIGAIVELNFIWLVADTLNALMALPNLVALLLLSPVVFRLTRAYVNSPGLQAGACENRLG; encoded by the coding sequence GTGGAACAGATAACCGCTTGGATCAACGTCTTGAACGGCTGGGTCTGGGGTCCGCCGATGTTGGTCCTGATCCTGGGGGTCGGTTTCTTTCTGATGATCGGGCTGCGACTGATGCCGCTCATCAAGCTCGGCTTCGGTTTCCGGATGCTCTGGCGCGGGCGCGTCGGGCAGGGCAAGGGCGACATTCCGCCTTATCAGGCGCTCATGACGGTGCTTTCGGCGACCGTCGGGACGGGCAATATCGCCGGTGTGGCCACGGCCATCTTTCTCGGCGGACCGGGCGCGCTATTTTGGATGTGGTGCACGGCCCTGGTCGGCATGGCGACCAAGTATGCCGAGGCCGTGCTGGCGCTGCACTATCGCGAGGTCGATGGCAAGGGGAACCATCTCGGTGGCCCTATGTACTACATCAAGCTGGGACTGGGACGGAAATGGCTGTGGATGGCACTGGCCTTCGCCTTTTTCGGCCTACTGGCGGGCTTTGGCATCGGCAACACGGTGCAGGCCAACTCAGTGGCCCAGGCGATCCAGGACACCTTCGGCCTCTCACCCTGGGTCACGGGTGGAGTCATGGCGGTGTTCGCCGCCCTGGTGCTGCTCGGAGGCATCAAGCGCATCGGCGAGGTCGCGGCGGCGCTGGTTCCGCTGATGGCCCTCATCTATGTCGGCGGCGGCTTGGTGGTGCTGGCGCTCAACAGCGCGCAGATCCTGCCAGCGCTCGAGCTGGTGTTCGTCCAGGCGTTCCATCCGACGGCGGCGACCGGCGGTTTCGCAGGGGCCACGGTGGCGGCGGCGATCCAATATGGCGTGGCGCGCGGCGTCTTTTCCAATGAGGCGGGTCTGGGGAGTGCCCCGATCGCCCATGCCGCCGCCCAGTCGGACGATCCGGTCGCCCAGGGCGCCGTGGCCATGGTCGGTACCTTCATCGATACCCTGGTCATCTGCACCGTCACGGGTCTGGTCATCCTGACGACCGGGGTCTGGACTTCGGGTGCGACTGGGGCGGCACTCTCCACTCAGGCGTTCGAGAGTGCGCTTCCAGGGGTCGGTTCTTATATCGTCGCCATCGGTCTGGTGCTCTTTGCCTACACGACCACGCTCGGTTGGAGCGTCTATAGCGAACGTTGCGCCCAGTATCTATTCGGTGATCGCGCCGTTTTGCCGTTCCGGGTGCTCTGGGTATTGGCACTGCCAATCGGGGCCATCGTTGAGCTCAACTTCATCTGGCTGGTGGCCGACACCCTCAATGCGCTCATGGCCCTGCCCAACCTGGTGGCCTTGTTGCTGCTCAGCCCGGTCGTGTTTCGGCTCACGCGCGCGTATGTCAACTCCCCCGGTCTTCAGGCCGGGGCCTGTGAGAACAGGCTCGGTTGA
- a CDS encoding inner membrane-spanning protein YciB yields MKLLIDFLPVLLFFIAYKLAGIYWATAVAIGATAAQVGWFWVRRHRVEMLPLVTLGVLLVFGGLTIALQDPIFVMWKPTLVNWLFAAVFIGSHWVGERTLIERMMARAIELPAPIWTRLNALWAGFFICLGLANLFVVYVGSGFHEAYQALLTATNGAGVDLSSCSELYSGAVLGLCTQAQARESTWVDFKLFGMMGLTIAFVIAQSLYLARHVRDERPPQALETD; encoded by the coding sequence ATGAAACTCCTCATCGACTTTCTCCCAGTCCTGCTCTTCTTCATCGCCTACAAGTTGGCTGGTATCTACTGGGCCACGGCGGTGGCCATCGGTGCGACGGCGGCTCAGGTCGGCTGGTTCTGGGTGCGCCGGCACCGGGTCGAGATGCTGCCGCTGGTCACCCTCGGGGTGTTGCTCGTCTTCGGCGGGCTGACCATCGCGCTTCAGGATCCGATCTTCGTGATGTGGAAGCCAACCCTGGTCAATTGGCTGTTTGCCGCCGTCTTCATCGGCAGCCACTGGGTCGGCGAGCGCACCCTGATCGAACGGATGATGGCTCGGGCGATCGAGTTACCCGCTCCGATCTGGACCCGTCTCAACGCACTCTGGGCTGGATTTTTCATTTGTCTCGGCCTAGCCAATCTGTTCGTGGTCTATGTCGGCAGCGGGTTTCATGAGGCCTATCAGGCACTGCTTACAGCGACTAATGGGGCCGGTGTCGACCTGTCGTCCTGCTCGGAACTTTACAGCGGGGCGGTGCTTGGACTCTGCACCCAAGCCCAGGCGCGCGAGTCCACTTGGGTCGACTTCAAGCTCTTCGGTATGATGGGCCTCACGATCGCCTTCGTGATCGCGCAATCGCTCTATCTCGCGCGTCATGTCAGAGACGAGCGACCACCCCAAGCCCTGGAGACGGACTGA
- the mtnA gene encoding S-methyl-5-thioribose-1-phosphate isomerase, whose translation MKTTLPTAPTPDDAVFWHDGRLYLADQRILPERAEFLIYDRAAEVATAIRDMVVRGAPAIGIAAAYGVALAGREAYSNAGTNWKQAIEPDLERLAASRPTAVNLFWAIRRMRDLIERLDASDPTQALFDEAHAIHEEDRAANHRIGELGAELITEPTEIITHCNAGALATGGYGTALGVVRSAYAAGKIRRVYADETRPWMQGARLTAWELMQDGIPVTLQADCAAASLMATGRIGWVIVGADRIAANGDVANKIGTYGLAIMARYHGVRFMVAAPTSTIDLALASGAEIPIEERDPDELLGCGGRRIAPAGCMARNPVFDVTPAALVDALVTECGVVLNPTTEKLRALMG comes from the coding sequence ATGAAAACCACGCTGCCCACCGCACCTACGCCCGACGATGCCGTCTTCTGGCATGATGGGCGACTCTATCTGGCCGATCAGCGCATCCTGCCTGAGCGCGCCGAGTTCCTGATCTATGACCGGGCCGCCGAGGTCGCCACAGCCATCCGCGACATGGTGGTGCGCGGTGCGCCGGCGATCGGTATAGCCGCGGCCTATGGTGTGGCCCTGGCCGGACGCGAGGCCTACAGCAACGCGGGCACGAACTGGAAGCAGGCGATCGAGCCCGATCTGGAACGCCTCGCCGCCTCGCGTCCGACCGCCGTCAATCTGTTCTGGGCGATCCGGCGCATGCGCGATCTGATCGAGCGGCTGGATGCGAGTGATCCGACCCAGGCCCTGTTCGATGAGGCGCACGCCATCCATGAAGAAGACCGCGCCGCCAATCACCGCATTGGCGAGCTGGGCGCCGAACTCATCACCGAACCGACCGAGATCATCACCCATTGCAACGCCGGGGCACTCGCCACCGGCGGCTATGGCACTGCGCTCGGCGTGGTGCGCAGTGCCTATGCCGCCGGCAAGATCCGCCGCGTCTATGCCGATGAGACCCGCCCCTGGATGCAGGGTGCGCGCCTGACCGCCTGGGAGCTGATGCAGGACGGTATCCCGGTCACGCTCCAGGCCGACTGCGCGGCCGCAAGCCTCATGGCTACGGGTCGGATCGGCTGGGTGATCGTGGGTGCCGACCGGATCGCCGCCAATGGCGATGTCGCCAACAAGATCGGCACCTATGGGTTGGCGATCATGGCCAGGTATCACGGCGTCCGGTTCATGGTCGCGGCGCCGACCTCGACCATCGACCTGGCCCTCGCCTCGGGCGCCGAGATCCCGATCGAGGAGCGCGACCCCGATGAATTGCTCGGCTGCGGCGGACGGCGCATCGCCCCGGCCGGCTGCATGGCGCGCAATCCGGTGTTCGACGTCACCCCGGCGGCGCTGGTCGATGCCCTCGTCACCGAGTGCGGCGTGGTGCTGAATCCCACCACCGAGAAGCTGCGCGCGCTGATGGGGTGA